In one Arachis duranensis cultivar V14167 chromosome 9, aradu.V14167.gnm2.J7QH, whole genome shotgun sequence genomic region, the following are encoded:
- the LOC107467757 gene encoding uncharacterized protein LOC107467757, with translation MPSGVEYAVDLRHYRCDCGEFQVDRIPCRHMFACCANQRLDWKVFVNDVYKMDQIRRVYRARFRPLGNPATWPAYHGPRFVGNPFLRRVAKGRPKMTRFLNEMDTRMLRRPRRCKQCGAEGHSRSRCRQSGGPSAGPTE, from the coding sequence ATGCCTAGTGGGGTTGAGTATGCAGTTGACCTGCGCCACTATCGGTGTGACTGTGGTGAATTCCAGGTTGACCGAATTCCGTGTAGGCACATGTTTGCGTGTTGTGCAAATCAGAGGTTGGATTGGAAAGTGTTCGTTAATGACGTTTACAAGATGGACCAAATTCGAAGAGTATACAGGGCTAGGTTTCGACCACTGGGAAATCCGGCAACGTGGCCTGCTTATCATGGACCTAGATTCGTTGGAAACCCGTTCCTCAGACGGGTAGCCAAGGGCCGGCCGAAGATGACCCGCttcttgaatgagatggacACTCGTATGTTGCGTCGCCCGAGGCGATGCAAGCAATGCGGTGCCGAGGGCCATAGTCGCAGTAGATGTCGTCAAAGTGGTGGACCGAGTGCAGGTCCAACCGAATAG
- the LOC107467756 gene encoding uncharacterized protein LOC107467756: protein MDDRVVLKIYYYGQILLQTYEGVQFVCENPLDVVIPFTLSFEELKGVICEKIGTQRCRRISCILYRYPLPVFGGFVQFQTKYVMDEASMQEIFSMYMKNRHRISCIELYIEFEQSEADCNIELEDYNSESEDEFESNYEIVGPGEDEEAAVGAMNADVAEVANALANPHPFQEPSFMRSLDLGAMHAPEFPQYMNTDGIEKNKTITILPSKKYCWEIRRYNGSHTCTRSTISQDHSKLDSKTVAEAIKPLVEVDPSIKVKSVIADIQSKFNYTISYRKAWLAKQQAVESIFGSWEASYEALPIWFEAMCHKEPSAVVHFETMPAYQGDDLVPDIRVLHRVFWSYYPCIRAFRHCKPVVQVDGTHLYGKYKGCLLVAVSQDGNNNIVPIAFAIVEGETSDAWHFFLSNLRQHVVTRDGVGLISDRHDSIRSAFERSNGAWSPPRAFHMFCIRHIESNFLRKFKAPYLQKLIVNIGYSRTTREYQMRYERLKERGEAYTNWLHRIPREQYALAFDGGYRWGHMTTNLVECINSVLKGARNLPVTALVKVTFYRLNELFTRKRAEAEAQISAGLVFSEMVTIKLHANQRASGNIHVSCFDREN, encoded by the exons ATGGATGATAGAGTTGTATTGAAGATTTATTACTACGGACAGATCTTATTACAAACATATGAGGGAGTTCAATTTGTGTGTGAAAATCCATTAGATGTTGTTATTCCGTTCACGTTGTCATTTGAGGAGTTGAAAGgtgtgatttgtgagaagatagGCACGCAAAGATGTAGGAGAATATCGTGTATTTTGTACAGGTATCCTTTACCTGTGTTTGGCGGGTTTGTTCAATTTCAAACCAAGTATGTGATGGACGAAGCGAGTATGCAGGAAATATTTTCAATGTACATGAAAAATCGCCACCGAATATCGTGCATCGAGTTATATATTGAGTTTGAGCAATCTGAAGCAGACTGTAACATTGAGTTGGAAGATTATAATAGTGAAAGCgaagatgaatttgaaagtAACTATGAGATCGTCGGTCCAGGTGAGGACGAAGAAGCAGCTGTTGGCGCCATGAACGCAGATGTGGCGGAAGTTGCGAATGCACTAGCAAACCCGCATCCGTTTCAAGAGCCTTCTTTCATGCGGTCATTGGATTTGGGGGCTATGCACGCACCGGAGTTTCCGCAATATATGAATACAG ATGGAATAGAGAAAAATAAGACTATAACGATCTTACCTAGTAAA AAGTACTGTTGGGAGATAAGGAGGTACAATGGAAGTCATACTTGTACCAGGTCTACTATTTCTCAAGACCATTCGAAGCTGGATTCCAAGACAGTTGCAGAAGCAATAAAGCCGTTGGTAGAGGTTGACCCGTCTATAAAGGTAAAATCTGTAATTGCTGATATCCAGTCAAAGTTTAACTACACCATCAGTTATCGCAAGGCTTGGTTAGCAAAGCAGCAGGCGGTCGAATCAATTTTTGGAAGTTGGGAAGCATCGTATGAAGCTTTGCCGATATGGTTTGAGGCCATGTGCCACAAAGAGCCATCAGCAGTGGTTCACTTTGAAACAATGCCAGCTTACCAGGGGGATGATTTGGTTCCTGATATACGTGTTCTACATAGAGTCTTCTGGAGTTATTACCCCTGTATAAGGGCCTTCAGACACTGCAAGCCAGTGGTGCAGGTGGACGGGACTCATTTGTATGGAAAATACAAGGGTTGTTTATTGGTTGCAGTGTCACAAGATGGTAATAACAACATCGTGCCTATTGCATTTGCcatagtggagggagagactTCTGATGCATGGCACTTTTTTCTGAGCAACCTGCGTCAACATGTGGTGACCCGTGATGGTGTCGGACTAATCTCCGATCGACACGATTCGATTAGGTCAGCTTTTGAACGAAGTAATGGGGCGTGGTCTCCTCCAAGAGCTTTCCATATGTTTTGTATCAGGCATATTGAGTCCAACTTCTTGAGGAAGTTCAAAGCACCTTACCTGCAGAAGCTTATCGTCAACATTG GATATTCAAGGACGACCAGGGAGTACCAGATGCGCTATGAACGATTAAAGGAACGGGGTGAGGCTTACACCAATTGGCTTCATCGGATCCCTCGTGAGCAGTATGCTTTGGCATTTGATGGTGGTTACCGATGGGGTCATATGACCACCAATCTTGTGGAATGTATCAACTCCGTCTTAAAGGGTGCACGCAATCTCCCAGTCACTGCACTTGTTAAGGTGACATTTTACAGGCTGAATGAGTTGTTCACTAGGAAAAGAGCTGAAGCTGAAGCCCAAATCAGTGCTGGACTTGTGTTCTCTGAGATGGTGACAATCAAGCTGCATGCAAATCAACGAGCATCAGGTAACATACATGTTAGCTGCTTTGATAGAGAAAATTAA